The DNA window TTAACTCCTGGAAAGATACACATCTATTTTCATGTGACGAGAATGTTTGGCACAGTTGCTTTCAGAGAGGAAGAGACAGCAAAGCACTTTCAAATCATAACAAAATGGGGAGGAAAGTTGTTTTCAGTCTGATGCACATCTTTACTCATATTTACCACCACACCAAGGAGCAAAGTGGAGGACTGGACCGACCAAGGCCCCGACATGGTGAGCGATCATGTTAAGATTTGATCTCTGACAGTCGTCTGGTGTCTCTCCACGTAGTGTCCACATGATGGTAATTGAATAAGAGCAAGAGATTATTTCATTCCACTCGTAATTCAATTGAGCTGAGGGGGCGTTGTCACATGTTAGTGAGAACTTTTTGATGATATCACTTCAACGTGACGTTTCAAGTGACGAGAGTTCAAGTAACCACATGAAACATCCCTGGATAATCGCAGGATCAAACCTTTGCGCTCTTCCTCAACATTGCTTCCAGCATAACTATCATTTCATTACCAAGCTTTGTTCTGCCCACGTTTTTGTCTTGCAGCTTGGTGTTGTTTAAGTTGGATcatcaaacacattttgatGTTATTGTTTCCATTGTTGTACTTTGTAACTTCTCTATTAGAGACCAAGTACTTTTATTTGCCCCAGAGAGTCTGCTCTCTTTGACTATACCACGCAGAAAAAAGCTGCAGGGATGAATGCATCATCTACAGCACACAGCTCCTGTTAAGGAATATAATCTAACATTCCATCATTTCAGGATGTCAATTACTAATGGTGTGCTGATAAAAAGCACTACAACTACTGACAggagtcccataatgcactgctcCAGAGTCTCATCTACAAACTGACAAGAGTACTCACGTTGAACACtccaggtggaggtgaagaactATGGCACCCCTAATGGTTTAAAAGAATATCAACTTCtgcagtaataaaaaaaaaaagtaaaatgtttcctgagctaaaaaaaaatatatatatattaaattaaattaaaataaaatatatatatataaataaataaacaacaggacaTTAAAAAAGTCTGTGTGCAATAATTATATTCTGTTTATTATTCGTTGAATGTTCTTATTCTGCAGAATGAAAGTTACTGCGTATGTCAACAagagtgaagcagaaaaaaacaatcacatcaCTTTAACAGTCTCAtaacaatattgtttttttctgttacttATGATAACCATAAACATacttcagtcatttattttatcttatttgcGTTTCAAACTATTAACAATAAAAGATGATTTATTGCACGATAATGATCAACATTTGGTTGCACACCAAAAACTCGCACAAGCAGGCGCCACCTAAGGAATTCCAGACCTGGGTTGAAAATACGATCCCAAAAATTATGCCAAAAAAACTATATTTGACTTTTCTCTCaaaaggtttgaaaaaaaaaataacatgccCATCCTCAAACTTCCTCATTGGATAGAAAAGTGAATCCTTTGTTATTTTGAACTGCAGCACTCCCAGCTGTTGTGTGGACCTCCAAGAACAAACGCTGGAAATCTCATTTGAGACATACCAAGTTTAACATAAGAAATcgataacaaaaataataaaagaatccATCTTGCAGTCAATTACTTACACTGCCACAGTACAACATTTCCAACATTTTGTAACACACCAAAGAACTTGGCCaaagcagcatttttttcacaagtgCTATTACTATCTTAATTGCACACCAGAAATTGCCatcaattttcttttcagcaacaacatTGAAGATGGTCGGACAAGTACAGAGATCACTCTGTGGGCCAAAGTCAGAACTGTGCGATATAACACAATGAGCAGATGAAAACCGAATGGCCTCAGTTCTCATGAGAGTGAAAATTGCGATGCTAATGTCAAAAGAAAGTAATACAAGTGGTCCTCATTTTTTCCGTAGAAGGGGACCACAGTACCACCCAAGACCAAACAAATCTGAAAGTGCAAACCATCCAGCGATGCGCAGAGGGTGGTTTCATAAAGTCTGATGGCCACAGCTACACTGTGGACTGGCTCTCACTGCAAACATAGATGTTGCTGGGTCTCACTCTCCTTCGGCTTCGTCCCGCCACCCTGGGACAAAGTCTGCAGCTTTTGGGGATGAACTCCTGACAGGCCTCTCTGAACTTCCTGATCCTCCAGCAATAGATGACGGGGTTAAAAACCGTCTTCAAGTAGCTGAGCCACAGCGCGCCGATGCTGACTGGGTAGAACACGGAGCTGGTGTAGAAGCGTCGGCTGAAAACGGCCAGCAGGCTGACCACCGTGTGAGGCAGCCAGCACACCGAGAAGCCCACAAaaaggatgaggatggtggtgaAGGCTCGCGTTTTAAAGCTCATGTCCACCTTGATCTGAGGGGGGCGCTGTAGGCCGTTAAGCCGCATTTTGTTGGCTGGGTTGCGTGAAGGCAGGCAGGAGTGTTCGCTGGTGTGGCTGTGGATACGAAGCGTGTTCCGCCGAACGGTGTTGAGGATACACATGTAGCAGTAGAGCATGACCGAGAAGGGGACAAAGAAAACCACCACAGCAAGCAGTATCGTGTAGCCACGATCTGCTAGAGACTCGCTGTAGCCCAGCACACACTGCTGCACTTGGACGTCCCCCGTGCTTGTCCTCCACCCGACGAGTGAGGGCagcgacacacaaacactcagcaTCCACGAGCCAGCGATCAGCAGTTTGGCCCGGTGAGGCGTCAACTTGTCCTGCCGCTGCACGATGATGAGGAAGCGGTCCAcgctgatgatgaggaggatggacaCACCCTCCAGGACGAACAGCCAGTAAAGCATGATGGACGCACGGCAGAAGCTGCTCCCAAAACTCCACTCGCCACTGGCAACGGTGACGGCAGTGAAGGGCATGGAGAGCAAGGAGAGCATGATGTCGGTGAAGGCCAGGGTGGCCAGCAGCAGGTTGATGGCTGAGCGCATGGCCGGTTTCTGGTAAACTATCAGGCACACTATGGCGTTACCCAGGAAGCCAATGGTGATCATGAAGCTCATGACGGCGGCCAGGGTCACACGGAGAGCGACAGACATGAGAGGGGTGCCAGGGTCCGATGGAAGGCTGCTGACCGGTTGGTCCACGCCGTCCAGCTCCATGAACTCACAGCCGTCCAGAATGCTCGCATTGCAGAACGCCATGTTGAAGATCGAGCTCAATCAGAAGGCCAGCAGCAGGTTCTCACGTCAGCGAGCCGTCCACATACCAGGTCCCTGCAGTGGCATCGTGCAAAAGAAGACATCGTTCTTCAATCGATTTACAGGATCAAGGTGGCATCAGGCGGAGCAAAGCAGCCCAACACCCCTCAGCTCCCAGCTTCATATCTAATGTTACACTTCCTCCTTTATGTGGTTTCCCAGACGAACATTTTTCCTGAAAACATTGTTAATTCTATTACAATAATTTAAAGAACTATTTTGGAAGATTTGTGAAATGGTGAGCAAAACCGTCTAAATccaataaaaaacacaagatCTGCGGATGAATGCGACGCCATCCCGATGCAATAATAGCTATAATAGAGTGATATAATTAACTTACCTCATTTGCAGGAGAAATGTGCAGCCTGGGTCATGCTAACAATGAACGTATGACACGCACACGAGGACACAGAGtaaacaccccccccccccccccccccccccacttcaGACGCGCCCCTCCCTGTATCATGATAATAGCAAATACAGAGTACACACCCGCAGTTCATGGCTGGATGGCGCTAAAGGAGCAGCTCCTGAAGAAGCCTCAGGTCGAGTGTTGACGTGGACGCCCCCATGTGGTGGGAAAACAAAGTCACCTCAGCCAGATCGGCCTCGACAGCTGAACTAGAATTGGgcaatgaaagagaaaagacaATAATAGAGACCAGTAAGTGAAAGCAACAAATAAAACGGCCCCCAGTTTGCTAGCACAAAAATGCTATGCAGAATGCTATATAGAATCAAAAGACAAAAAGGGGAAACACAAAAGGCAAGCAAAAATATTAGTAAGTATATTAAGCATAAGttaaatgcaaaataataattcagAGGCGTGTAGAGAGGAAACAACAGAAGCTATCAGTGAATACGCATTGTGAGTTAGGAATATACGTGTGGAGTAAAGTCTCACAATGCAACAATATCTGTGTCATTATTCTGTTTGAGAAATAACTCAACTGAAGAAACATCTTGTTATTAAGCCATTCATCTCTGAAATCAAGACTGTCTGAGAAAATGTGACCTTAACTGTTGCAACCAAACAATGGCTGACTCTCTGGATGCATTCTTACATAAATCCAGCTCGTCTGAAGCTGCTGGTTGTCATGACAACAGGGTCAGTGGCGCCATGGAAACAAGCATCCATACTCTCATCCTCAGTGCTGTGACAAATTAGTTTCTGCATGGCACTTCGGCTCACACAAATTCGATTAATCATGACTGAAAGGCATGGAAAAATGCATAGTCTTTCAATTACCTGATTTTATAATCAATATTAATTccatttacaaataaaaaacgTTAACTGCATCCCGATTTTTAAGACAGAACTTTTGTCAGTCGATTTAGAAAAATACACACGTGTATTAATATATTCAAGAATAAGATGTGAAACGTTTTGAAAAAGTTCAACATATCTGTTGAACATTGTTGGAgtatttgtatgtttttttcccactggATGTATTCAGTTTCTAACGTATGTTCACATCCACATAAGATTAGATATCGTTCAACAATTACACAACACATTTTCTTGAATCACAAACGGTAGTTGACACATCGATCCATTATGAACGACGTACGCCCTCAAATACAACTCAAATATGAATCTCGGTCAGTGTTTTACATCGGCTTACACATTTTAACAGTGACATGTCAGGACACATGTCACGGTAGCGTTCAGTATTTACGGTGAACACAGCATCAAACGCGATTGAATCTCTCTCGAACAGTGGAAACGGATCAGACAGTCCTACCGTGCTGTCATTACGAAGGTCCATGACCTTCCATAGTTGCGCCTACAATTCCTGAGGATGACTTATCGTTCGCTTCGTGACGAGATTTGAAAGAAACATTCCACTTTGTACATTTTTCCAGCCGCATACAACGTCGTTGTGCGTCTGCTGACGTCATCAGAGCAGGTGGAAGTTCACTTAAAGGCGCAGGGAGCTATTTAGAGGCGACGAGGAGCATCACTTTCACCACTGTCACGTTTGACTGACAAAACATAAACGCATTGAAACTACGGTACAACAACGCACTAGGATCGGATAGGTAAACCTATTCTGATTTAGGCTGAATTTAGTAAATAAATGCTCAGCAAATACATGTTACATAGTGATATGTGGTCCATTTGTACTTAAAGGCGTACTTAAATTGTGATAAATAATGCATGTATTTGCAGCCAAATTGCGAACGTAACCCAATCTCC is part of the Synchiropus splendidus isolate RoL2022-P1 chromosome 10, RoL_Sspl_1.0, whole genome shotgun sequence genome and encodes:
- the gpr45 gene encoding high-affinity lysophosphatidic acid receptor, with the protein product MAFCNASILDGCEFMELDGVDQPVSSLPSDPGTPLMSVALRVTLAAVMSFMITIGFLGNAIVCLIVYQKPAMRSAINLLLATLAFTDIMLSLLSMPFTAVTVASGEWSFGSSFCRASIMLYWLFVLEGVSILLIISVDRFLIIVQRQDKLTPHRAKLLIAGSWMLSVCVSLPSLVGWRTSTGDVQVQQCVLGYSESLADRGYTILLAVVVFFVPFSVMLYCYMCILNTVRRNTLRIHSHTSEHSCLPSRNPANKMRLNGLQRPPQIKVDMSFKTRAFTTILILFVGFSVCWLPHTVVSLLAVFSRRFYTSSVFYPVSIGALWLSYLKTVFNPVIYCWRIRKFREACQEFIPKSCRLCPRVAGRSRRRVRPSNIYVCSESQSTV